ACCCTTTGAAGGTTTTACCTGGTAAATATGGGAATCCAAAACTATCAAAATGAGGCTCGGAATCGTATTGTAACTCACTGCCGTTACCAGCAGGCAGAGTATGGCTTTTCAGTTCAATTTCAATTTTGTACTTATTCATCTTTCTTGTGTAAATAAAAGTCTAAAAGTTCTATACAATCAAAGCTGTAATCTGTAAAAAAACTGTCTGTTTTTGACACCGCATTTTCTTTGAATCCATTTATGATTTCCGCTTTTATTTTGTTTTGAAGCTGCGTATCCCAAAAAACTGCCTTTGCAGCATAAATCTTGTTTTTGGAAAGCTCCGCACTTAGGCTTTTCGATTTTATAAGTGTTTCTTCAAACTCTGAGGACTTATCAGGGCTCAAATGCATGTAAGGCTTGGCACTTATTTGGTCACCATTTTCATTATAATACAAATCAAGAATGTCTTCACTGATCATTTCTGGTGTAATTGCGTAAGTTAACCATGAAGTGTTTTTTTTATCCCTAGAGACATTTTTGCCTCTGCTTGCAAGCAATTCGGCAATTTCATAGGCTTTGTGCAGGGGTTGATGCTTTTTACATACCAGAATTCCCGCACAAGTATGTAAGGGTTCCTTGTCAGAAGCCAAAATTTCTATATACCTCTTGGCATAATGAATTGCCAACATGCCATGACATACAAATGTAATGTCGTCTCCAGCATTGATAATTGGGCGAAAAGGCAGGATTTTTTTGCCATGTTTCTCCACTAGCTCTATTTCATACTTGTCACTACTAAAGTCTAGACATATTTCGAGTAATAGAGTATTTAAGGCATTCTCCAACTTGACATTGGTGCTTGCAGATAGCTTTCTTAGCTCCTCGAGAGATTCGCATTCTTTGAATTTTTGTCCTAAACCGTTACCATCCAAATGTATTACACCTATGTAACCTTTGTCTTCTGACCCATTTAGGTCATCAATCTCCAAGCTCAAGGCGAATTCCTTTAAGAATTCATTTTCAGAACCTAAGTAGTCAGCTAAACTTGCTTTTTCCGATGCGGCAAGTTTAGCTTCAATCTCTTTTGATACCCATTTTTGAATTCCATGATTATAGGTATTCGCAGAACCTTCAGAAATACTACAAGTATCTTCAAAGCCCCAACCCTTCACATTATTAATGCCAAGATGAAGCATTTCAATTTCTTTCGACTTAAGATGAAGCCTATTCATCGAGTTTGAGAAATCTTCAATTTTAAAATCTTCCAGAAGTGTGCATACGCATTTCAAGCCTCTAAACTCCTCAAGAATATGAAGTGAGTATTGTGCAATGAATTGTTTTGCTTTATTTACTTCTTTAAAGAAAACTAGGGCATTCCCACCCCCAACAAATCCAATCGATATTGATTGGTCTTCTTGAAATATTTGATTTGGTTTTTCTCTCCAAATATCTTCAAGAAGGTTGGATTCATACTCTTTAAGAATTTTATACAGAGACTCCTTTAATGCTTTTTTTTGCAAAATAAGTGAAGCTCCTATATGTGTTTTTAGTTTGTTACTACCAAAAATATAGTTCTGTTTCCCTTTAAAGTCAATAAGTAGAGCATTCGTTTTTTTAGTCATAAATGGGTTAATAGATCAAATTGCCAGAAAAACTCAAAAAAATAGTTTTGAAATTTATAAAAACTATTTGATCCACTAAAATAGATAATGTTTGTTTTGATTAATGAAGGACCATCCTTCATTACGAAGTAGTTTTATGAATTAGATTGCGGTATGAATTATTTTAAACTTTAAAGGGGAATTTATATATGGATACTGATTTAAGAAATCTTTTTGACCAATTGGGGATTGATGGGTCAGGGTACTTCATGAACGAAAAAGGACAAATAATGAAGGTCGGACTTGTAAATACCTTTACTGGAATTTACAAAGATGTTGATGGTAGGTTTAAAAAAGAAGGCTTCATTTTCGACGAAAGTCTGGGTTTATTTCAAAATAGCAAAGGTGAGTTTCTAAATGAAGGTTTTATTGTAGATGACGATACTGGGATTTATCAAAATGAAAAAGGTGAATTTGTTAAAAAAGGATTAATAGACACTCTAACAGGCTTTAGTCAAAATAAAAATGGTGACTATAGAGGGCGATTCAAAAGAGATAATCCAAATTCCAATAGTGATTCAGAGTCCGATGGATTGGTTAAGTTAATAATTTATGGTGTTGGGGGATGTTTTGTTTTGGCTTTGGCCTTAATGGCATTATATATTCTGTTTTTAATATCTCCCCTTGCTTTGTTAGTCTACTATTTAATTACAAAACGGAATCATTGGGTGTGGCCTTTATTATCTTTCATCTTGGCGACTTTTCTCGCTTATACAATATTGGACCCATCCGGTTTACTTTCCTCAGGCCCATTTAAGATAAACAGTGATTCTGATTCAACTTTATATTTATCAATGTTTTATATCCTTGTAGCTATATCAAGTGCCTTGTTGTATCTTGAAAAGCATACATTAGATCATTTTCCGCAGGATGATGAATATGGAAACTTTTTTATAAGGAAAGGTAAAGTTGAAAGAAGGCCATACTTTTTGGGTTTAGGAGCGGTCTTAATTTTAATTACATTTTTGTGTTTTAATATAAATCTTACTGGGAGTCCAAATTGGGTAAGTGGAGAAATGATTAATATTACAACGGGAGTAAATATAAGAGAAATGGATAGTTCAAGTTCTCGTAAAATTGGAAGTCTTGCAGCTGGATCACAAGTTGAATTTTTAGAAAGAGGTTCTTCAGAAACTATTAAAAATAAGAGTGATTTTTGGT
This portion of the Spirosomataceae bacterium TFI 002 genome encodes:
- a CDS encoding SH3 domain-containing protein, yielding MDTDLRNLFDQLGIDGSGYFMNEKGQIMKVGLVNTFTGIYKDVDGRFKKEGFIFDESLGLFQNSKGEFLNEGFIVDDDTGIYQNEKGEFVKKGLIDTLTGFSQNKNGDYRGRFKRDNPNSNSDSESDGLVKLIIYGVGGCFVLALALMALYILFLISPLALLVYYLITKRNHWVWPLLSFILATFLAYTILDPSGLLSSGPFKINSDSDSTLYLSMFYILVAISSALLYLEKHTLDHFPQDDEYGNFFIRKGKVERRPYFLGLGAVLILITFLCFNINLTGSPNWVSGEMINITTGVNIREMDSSSSRKIGSLAAGSQVEFLERGSSETIKNKSDFWYKIRSSDGLIGYVFGAFTTLGQIKKEETSIYNDIATEEKKPWGAIDYIHQRIFDRWKCIVGDKVIELNLYENKSFKLDDFNTELNKWEELTGTFEYTSEKLILNYNDRKSQTFSILFDPSSPDDDKISKGEYVFGRF